In Natronoarchaeum philippinense, a single window of DNA contains:
- a CDS encoding methyl-accepting chemotaxis protein gives MLDSLKRLVPNRIRRSYAAKFAIVVIVIGLSIGLIGGAATAVISDEIEQSVSSDHATIASNDADSVERWQTAKANNIKILSRQDQLRADTGNETEISNLIDYLERYSSENDETSTHLEAIHVVNRNSGDVVTSTNVSLRGETVSNENHPWVDATAFDTQGVHVTTAYPGGDTYFITLATPVDGNDDRLVAMSFNAQEVGESILSGASRQLNNPNVDSSFSTVVDSDGNVVMHDRDGGSLVGEQYPTSSRSFEMAQDAVSPQTMVTGSTAGIIDERHVVGAQKIGGQTSSIGTDWYVMVHTPSDEAFGFVSTVRQYGIGATLGGVLLIGLIGAILGRNTAVAIDRLTSKTEEMESGNLDVDFETSRIDNIGRLYDGFANMRDALREQIREAQQAREEAEQARAETEQMNEHLETKADDYQQVMEAAAEGDMTARMDPESDNESMTQIGRTFNEMLGEIEATTEQLKNFAAEVATASEQVTASSEEVRSASEQVTESIQEISDGAERQNDSLQSVSQEMSGLSTTIEEIASSSNEVADIAERTANTGREGREAAQQAIEGMNSIEAESEEAVEEIEQLQEEVAQIDDLLEFITEVAEQTNMLALNANIEASRSGESGEGFAVVAEEVKELAADTKEAAEDIEDRLEQIKAQTDTTAEEVRKTSNEVSQHTDSVREAADALEEIAGYAQETNTGVQEISAATQQQAASTQQVVAMVDEAATISEETTAEAENVAAAAEEQTTALTEVSRSASDLANQASQLSEALDRFDTDADREPGQSELPDGQDNALPSAEELAADLGGEPDDADTSEEGAEPDATPEEEANEATFDDPLGNADSQTQPETDSVQSRESDTAPASDDADPATLNRTEPVDDSNESVASDDVVDAGASVSDSGGDQPTDTTAQDHTDTTAQETEATALGGSTDDAAEPDDAEDAADADSAAAPMGAADEPADAGDDQSTSPFDSDPLGGTDAAEDQGAPVAGDDGEQAGNDESAADAEAPDPLGDIESDDSTESITLGSEADAADDDDSVDAEADADAAEADEQSEDSEADDETNDDDMFSFVQSEPENRDDEN, from the coding sequence ATGCTCGATTCTCTCAAACGGCTGGTTCCTAACAGGATCCGCCGGAGCTATGCGGCAAAATTCGCTATCGTTGTGATCGTAATCGGGCTCTCGATCGGTCTCATCGGCGGGGCTGCAACCGCCGTCATTTCGGACGAGATCGAGCAGAGCGTCAGCAGCGATCACGCCACCATCGCCTCGAACGACGCCGACAGCGTCGAGCGGTGGCAAACGGCCAAAGCTAACAACATCAAGATCCTCTCCCGGCAGGATCAGCTTCGCGCCGACACCGGTAACGAAACCGAGATCAGCAATCTCATCGACTATTTAGAACGGTACAGCAGCGAGAACGACGAGACATCGACACACCTCGAAGCGATTCACGTGGTGAATCGGAACTCGGGTGACGTCGTCACCTCGACGAACGTGTCGCTCCGCGGTGAGACGGTCTCCAACGAGAACCACCCGTGGGTTGACGCGACCGCGTTCGACACGCAGGGCGTCCACGTCACGACCGCGTACCCGGGCGGTGACACCTACTTCATCACGCTTGCGACGCCGGTCGACGGCAACGACGACCGCCTCGTCGCGATGTCGTTCAACGCACAGGAAGTCGGGGAGTCGATCCTCTCTGGGGCGTCCCGCCAGCTGAACAACCCGAACGTCGACAGTAGCTTCAGTACGGTCGTCGACAGCGACGGAAACGTCGTCATGCACGACCGCGACGGCGGTTCGCTCGTCGGCGAGCAGTACCCGACCTCGAGCCGGTCCTTCGAGATGGCACAGGACGCGGTCAGTCCCCAGACGATGGTGACCGGCTCGACGGCCGGCATCATCGACGAGCGCCACGTCGTCGGCGCCCAGAAGATCGGCGGCCAAACGTCGAGCATCGGCACCGATTGGTACGTGATGGTGCACACGCCGTCCGACGAGGCGTTCGGCTTCGTCTCGACGGTTCGCCAGTACGGTATCGGTGCGACGCTCGGCGGCGTTCTCCTGATCGGTCTGATCGGGGCCATCCTCGGACGCAACACCGCGGTTGCGATCGATCGGCTCACCTCCAAGACCGAGGAGATGGAGTCGGGCAACCTCGATGTCGACTTCGAGACCAGCCGTATCGACAACATCGGCCGGCTCTACGACGGCTTCGCCAACATGCGCGACGCGCTTCGTGAACAGATACGCGAAGCCCAGCAGGCCCGCGAGGAGGCCGAGCAGGCACGGGCCGAGACCGAACAGATGAACGAGCATCTCGAAACCAAGGCCGACGACTACCAGCAGGTCATGGAAGCGGCCGCCGAGGGCGATATGACCGCTCGGATGGATCCGGAAAGCGACAACGAGTCGATGACCCAGATCGGCCGGACGTTCAACGAGATGCTCGGCGAGATCGAGGCCACCACCGAGCAGCTCAAGAACTTCGCCGCGGAGGTCGCCACCGCAAGCGAGCAGGTGACCGCCTCCAGCGAGGAGGTTCGCTCCGCCAGCGAGCAGGTGACCGAGTCGATCCAAGAGATTTCCGACGGCGCCGAGCGCCAGAACGACTCCCTGCAGTCGGTCAGCCAGGAGATGTCCGGCCTCTCGACGACGATCGAGGAGATCGCCTCCTCGTCGAACGAGGTCGCCGACATCGCCGAACGGACCGCCAACACGGGCCGGGAAGGCCGCGAAGCCGCCCAGCAGGCGATCGAGGGGATGAACTCGATCGAGGCCGAGAGCGAGGAAGCGGTCGAAGAGATCGAGCAACTGCAGGAGGAAGTCGCCCAGATCGACGACCTACTGGAGTTCATTACCGAGGTCGCCGAGCAGACCAACATGCTGGCGCTCAACGCCAACATCGAGGCCTCCCGCTCGGGCGAGTCCGGCGAAGGCTTCGCCGTCGTCGCAGAGGAGGTCAAGGAACTGGCCGCAGACACCAAGGAAGCGGCCGAGGACATCGAAGACCGCCTCGAACAGATCAAGGCCCAGACCGACACCACGGCCGAGGAGGTCCGCAAAACCTCCAACGAGGTCTCCCAGCACACCGACTCGGTGCGCGAGGCCGCCGACGCGCTCGAGGAGATCGCCGGCTACGCACAGGAGACCAACACGGGCGTCCAAGAGATCAGTGCGGCCACCCAGCAACAGGCCGCTTCCACCCAGCAGGTCGTCGCCATGGTCGACGAGGCCGCGACGATCAGCGAGGAGACCACCGCCGAAGCCGAAAACGTCGCCGCCGCCGCCGAGGAGCAGACCACCGCGCTGACGGAGGTCTCGCGCTCGGCATCTGATCTGGCCAATCAGGCGTCCCAGCTCTCCGAGGCGCTCGATCGCTTCGACACCGACGCCGACCGCGAGCCGGGCCAGTCCGAGCTTCCCGACGGGCAGGACAACGCGTTGCCGTCTGCCGAGGAACTGGCCGCCGACTTGGGCGGCGAGCCTGACGACGCCGATACGTCCGAAGAGGGCGCTGAGCCCGATGCCACGCCCGAGGAGGAGGCCAACGAGGCCACGTTCGACGATCCGCTCGGCAACGCCGACTCGCAGACACAGCCGGAGACCGATTCCGTGCAGTCCCGCGAGTCCGACACCGCCCCCGCGAGCGACGACGCCGATCCGGCGACGCTCAACCGCACCGAACCAGTGGACGATAGCAACGAGTCGGTGGCGTCCGACGACGTGGTCGACGCCGGCGCTTCGGTCAGCGATTCCGGAGGCGACCAACCGACCGATACGACTGCACAGGATCACACTGACACGACTGCACAGGAGACAGAAGCGACCGCTCTCGGTGGCTCGACCGACGACGCGGCCGAACCGGACGACGCCGAGGACGCGGCTGACGCCGACAGCGCGGCTGCTCCGATGGGCGCTGCAGACGAGCCAGCCGACGCTGGCGACGACCAGTCCACGAGCCCGTTCGACAGTGATCCGCTCGGTGGCACTGACGCCGCCGAGGACCAAGGCGCACCCGTTGCCGGCGACGACGGCGAACAGGCCGGGAACGACGAGTCGGCCGCCGACGCCGAGGCGCCGGATCCGCTCGGCGATATCGAGTCCGACGACAGCACGGAGTCGATCACGCTCGGTAGCGAGGCTGACGCGGCTGACGACGACGATTCCGTCGACGCGGAAGCCGACGCTGATGCGGCTGAAGCAGACGAGCAGTCCGAGGACAGCGAGGCAGACGACGAGACGAACGATGACGACATGTTCTCGTTCGTCCAGTCGGAGCCCGAGAACCGCGACGACGAGAACTGA